One Candidatus Acidiferrales bacterium genomic region harbors:
- a CDS encoding OB-fold nucleic acid binding domain-containing protein produces the protein MKSAFVADLQDGQPVASFFLVREKEIRTSAATGKSWLRLALADRTGTIEAKMWDNFADLAQTFAPDDIVRVRGRVKLYRGEKELTIEQIQPAAETDYTLDDFLPHTKRDVEKLYAQLREEIAAVRNPWLRKLLEAFVEDPDCAAKLKRAPAAMMMHHAYLGGLLEHIVSLCGLAKLVVRHYPEVDGDLLVTGIVLHDIGKTEELSYARAINYTTEGQLLGHIVIGLGMVRRKIDAIPDFPKPLATLIEHLIVSHHGEYEFGSPKLPAMREAVLLHHLDDLDSKMAAMRETLNQTASDEVWSERNAALRRNLLNAPAFLAPGEASAEPKAKSTAQGARPSGGATLFERVASAEKKRS, from the coding sequence ATGAAATCCGCATTTGTCGCGGACCTTCAGGACGGACAGCCGGTCGCGTCATTTTTTCTGGTCCGTGAGAAGGAAATTCGCACCTCCGCGGCTACCGGAAAATCCTGGCTGCGGCTGGCGCTCGCCGATCGCACGGGAACCATCGAAGCAAAAATGTGGGACAACTTCGCGGATTTGGCGCAGACGTTTGCGCCCGACGACATCGTGCGCGTTCGCGGACGCGTGAAACTGTATCGCGGCGAAAAAGAACTCACTATCGAGCAGATTCAGCCCGCGGCGGAAACGGACTACACATTGGACGATTTCCTTCCGCATACGAAACGGGATGTGGAAAAGCTCTATGCGCAGTTGCGCGAGGAGATCGCTGCGGTGCGCAATCCATGGCTGCGGAAATTGCTGGAAGCATTCGTAGAGGATCCCGATTGCGCGGCGAAACTGAAGCGCGCGCCAGCGGCGATGATGATGCATCATGCGTACCTCGGCGGATTGCTTGAGCATATCGTGAGCTTGTGCGGGTTGGCGAAGCTCGTGGTGCGGCATTACCCGGAAGTAGATGGCGACTTGCTCGTGACGGGAATTGTCCTGCACGATATCGGCAAGACGGAAGAGCTGAGCTACGCGCGCGCGATCAACTACACGACGGAAGGGCAGCTCTTGGGGCACATCGTCATTGGACTGGGGATGGTGCGGCGAAAAATCGATGCGATTCCGGACTTTCCGAAGCCGCTCGCGACGCTCATCGAGCACTTGATCGTCAGCCATCATGGCGAATACGAATTTGGTTCGCCGAAATTGCCCGCGATGCGCGAGGCGGTACTGCTGCATCATCTTGACGATCTCGATTCCAAAATGGCAGCGATGCGCGAAACTTTGAATCAGACGGCAAGCGATGAAGTCTGGAGCGAGCGAAATGCGGCGCTGCGGCGCAATTTGCTGAATGCACCGGCGTTTCTGGCGCCAGGCGAGGCAAGCGCCGAGCCGAAGGCAAAATCCACTGCACAAGGGGCGAGGCCTTCGGGAGGCGCGACGCTTTTCGAGCGCGTTGCGAGCGCGGAGAAGAAAAGATCATGA
- the rfaE2 gene encoding D-glycero-beta-D-manno-heptose 1-phosphate adenylyltransferase, producing MGKVVTQEELISRVAEEKAAQRRIVFTNGCYDLLHPGHIRLLESARELGDILILALNTDRSVRENKGVNRPVVGEAERAEVAAALEAVDYVVLFDEPTPREIITRVLPDVLVKGSDWGPNEVVGREEVEAAGGRVVSIPLEPGYSTSTIIERIQKIPS from the coding sequence TTGGGGAAAGTAGTTACCCAGGAAGAGTTGATCAGCAGAGTGGCCGAGGAAAAGGCCGCTCAGCGCCGAATTGTGTTCACAAACGGCTGCTACGACCTGCTCCATCCCGGCCACATCCGGCTTCTCGAATCTGCCCGCGAACTGGGCGACATTCTCATCCTGGCGCTGAATACGGACCGCAGCGTCCGCGAAAACAAAGGCGTGAATCGCCCCGTCGTCGGCGAAGCGGAGCGTGCAGAAGTCGCTGCAGCACTGGAGGCAGTGGATTACGTCGTATTGTTCGACGAGCCGACGCCGCGCGAAATCATCACGCGCGTCTTGCCGGATGTGCTGGTGAAGGGAAGCGACTGGGGCCCGAATGAAGTCGTAGGCCGCGAAGAAGTGGAAGCCGCGGGCGGGCGCGTAGTTTCCATTCCACTCGAGCCGGGATACTCCACCTCGACGATCATCGAACGCATTCAGAAAATTCCGTCATGA
- the galU gene encoding UTP--glucose-1-phosphate uridylyltransferase GalU, translated as MTDKIKRVRKAVFPAAGLGTRFLPATKAQPKEMLPVVDKPLIQYSVEECAASGIENIIVVTGRGKNAIEDHFDYSPELERFLREKGDTRRADLVRDVGANIHFSYIRQREPLGLGHAVLVARELVGDEPFAVLLGDVICDGRPAATRELCDVYEATGVGAIAVEAVPRELIHLYGIVDARPATERKWGDRLRQVFDLVEKPEADKAPSNLSVIGRYVLPPEVFDILERTEPGRGGEIQLTDALRALAREQGLWALVTEGKTYDAGDKLGFLKATVEFAMKNPEFGDDFRAYLKSLKL; from the coding sequence ATGACCGACAAGATCAAACGCGTTCGCAAAGCCGTCTTCCCCGCCGCCGGCCTCGGCACTCGCTTTCTTCCCGCGACGAAAGCGCAGCCCAAGGAAATGCTGCCGGTCGTCGATAAGCCGCTCATTCAATATTCCGTGGAAGAGTGCGCGGCTTCCGGAATCGAAAATATCATCGTCGTTACCGGCCGCGGCAAGAACGCCATCGAAGATCATTTCGATTATTCGCCAGAGCTCGAGCGCTTCCTGCGCGAAAAAGGCGATACGCGCCGCGCCGATCTCGTCCGCGACGTCGGCGCCAACATTCATTTCAGCTACATTCGCCAGCGCGAGCCGCTGGGCCTGGGACATGCGGTTCTGGTTGCGCGCGAGCTCGTCGGCGACGAGCCTTTCGCCGTTTTGCTCGGCGACGTCATTTGCGATGGGCGCCCGGCTGCCACGCGTGAGCTCTGCGACGTATACGAAGCCACAGGCGTCGGTGCGATTGCCGTCGAGGCTGTGCCGCGCGAACTCATTCATCTCTATGGCATCGTTGACGCGCGCCCTGCGACGGAGCGCAAGTGGGGCGATCGTTTACGCCAGGTGTTCGATCTCGTCGAAAAGCCGGAGGCGGACAAAGCTCCCTCGAATCTCAGCGTCATTGGCCGCTACGTTCTGCCGCCGGAAGTCTTCGACATCCTGGAACGCACCGAGCCAGGCCGCGGCGGCGAAATTCAGCTTACGGATGCGCTTCGCGCGCTCGCGCGCGAACAGGGACTGTGGGCGCTGGTCACAGAAGGAAAAACCTACGATGCGGGAGACAAGCTAGGCTTCCTGAAGGCGACTGTCGAATTTGCGATGAAGAACCCCGAATTCGGCGACGATTTTCGCGCGTATTTGAAATCGCTAAAACTGTAG
- the mfd gene encoding transcription-repair coupling factor: MILPLTGELLSRIGHERSVEECFDRLRRGATAQAGKREVSLAGLTDSAKALIVALAVQALAKPAIFLVESNQKAESIQPLVDYFLRALGKSDAQVMALPEHEVLPYDHQSPHPEISAARATALWRLTSGEADVVIAPVNAAVLRLRGPEFYRSLALTLERDEDVPREEFLAHLASVGYEAAETVEMAGQFAVRGGIMDIFPPEAQRPVRLELLGDTLESIREFDPETQRSTNSLERITLLPLTDYPRSSEQLERLRELIVAGHEGSIAEGSEPSAGFFPGWEFQSSRTGERESHLLWLSENAVLIEDEPSALDAALEKYRAHFAEAAAEEPNASPPESYILSEEEWRRARTSVSALKLEQLAIEGESESRFSLPTRPTTGYRGNVAAFMAELKGRLAAGEQVLLSAASTGELERLADLSHEYELPYRLGELGQGATASRLVDEASGGSVPAAVLIKAPLEEGVDFSSTKLAIFGNSDLFEAVAAPAARKRGRAKTASFFSDFSELKPGDFVVHVDHGIGRFQGLRQVNVDGVMGEFLQLEYAEDAKLYVPLTRLDLVQKYQSLGGATPRLDRLGAQAWEARKSRVKKSVNDMAQRLLKLYAERKAVKGHAYPADTPWQAEFEDAFEFQETTDQMRAIEDVKRDLEGSQPMDRLLCGDVGYGKTEVAMRAAFKAVGDSKQAAVLAPTTVLAYQHYETFRRRFAAFPVHIAMLSRFQNPREQKKILADLEAGKIDIVIGTHRLLSKDVKFHDLGLLVVDEEQRFGVAHKERIKEMRKNVDVLTMSATPIPRTLHMSLVGLRDMSVIETPPKDRLAIQTVVAPFDKNLVRRAITEEMARGGQVFFVHNRVESIASVATMVQELVPKARIVVGHGQMSEQELSKVMMKFMRHEADVLVATTIIENGLDIPSANTILINRADRLGLSELYQLRGRVGRSNQRAYAYLLVPPETSLSGLARQRLAALKEFSDLGAGFRIAALDLELRGAGNMLGSEQHGHIEAVGFDMYCQMLERAVSERKGEAVQPERRATLNLGLDIRIPAEYIENESSRLRVYKRIAGVSTEEMRGEVLEELRDRFGAPPHAVENLLEYALLKALAEKLLVASIDKRGESVAIRWHEDTPVKPETLVKIIRTRKNMRLDPAGTLWVQWKHKPGKITDAVRNVLLELQT; the protein is encoded by the coding sequence ATGATCCTTCCGCTGACGGGCGAGCTGCTTTCGCGCATTGGCCACGAGCGCTCGGTCGAGGAGTGCTTCGACCGATTGCGGCGAGGCGCAACCGCTCAAGCGGGCAAGCGCGAAGTTTCGCTGGCGGGACTGACGGATTCGGCCAAAGCGCTCATCGTCGCGCTGGCTGTGCAGGCGCTGGCAAAGCCTGCCATTTTTCTCGTCGAGTCAAACCAGAAAGCCGAAAGCATCCAGCCGCTTGTGGATTATTTTTTGCGCGCGCTTGGGAAATCCGATGCGCAAGTTATGGCGCTGCCCGAGCACGAAGTGCTGCCGTATGACCACCAATCGCCTCATCCAGAAATTTCCGCAGCGCGCGCGACGGCGCTCTGGCGGCTGACGAGCGGCGAGGCGGATGTGGTGATTGCGCCGGTGAACGCGGCGGTGCTGCGTCTTCGCGGCCCGGAATTTTATCGCAGCCTGGCGCTGACGCTGGAGCGCGACGAAGACGTGCCGCGCGAGGAATTTCTCGCGCATCTGGCGAGCGTCGGCTATGAAGCTGCAGAAACCGTCGAAATGGCCGGGCAGTTTGCCGTGCGCGGCGGGATCATGGACATTTTTCCGCCCGAGGCGCAGCGGCCCGTGCGGCTTGAACTGCTCGGCGACACGCTGGAATCGATCCGCGAGTTCGATCCGGAAACGCAGCGTTCGACGAATTCGCTCGAGCGCATCACGCTTTTGCCGCTGACGGATTATCCGCGCAGCTCGGAACAACTGGAACGATTGCGCGAACTCATTGTCGCGGGGCATGAAGGCTCCATCGCGGAAGGCTCGGAGCCATCTGCGGGATTTTTCCCCGGCTGGGAATTTCAATCATCGCGAACTGGCGAGCGCGAGTCGCATTTGCTGTGGCTCAGCGAAAATGCGGTGCTAATCGAAGATGAGCCTTCAGCGCTCGATGCGGCGCTCGAAAAATATCGCGCGCATTTTGCGGAAGCGGCCGCGGAGGAACCGAACGCGTCGCCGCCGGAAAGCTACATTCTCAGCGAAGAAGAGTGGCGCCGCGCCCGAACATCTGTTTCCGCGCTGAAACTCGAACAGTTGGCCATCGAAGGTGAAAGTGAATCGCGGTTTAGCCTGCCCACGCGGCCGACCACGGGTTACCGCGGCAATGTTGCCGCGTTCATGGCCGAGCTGAAAGGCCGCCTGGCGGCAGGCGAGCAGGTTCTCCTGAGTGCGGCGAGCACAGGAGAACTGGAGCGACTCGCTGACCTCAGCCACGAATACGAGTTGCCGTACCGGCTCGGTGAACTGGGACAAGGAGCAACGGCGTCGCGGTTGGTGGATGAAGCGAGCGGCGGAAGCGTTCCTGCCGCGGTGCTGATCAAAGCGCCGCTTGAAGAGGGCGTGGACTTTTCCTCAACGAAGCTCGCGATTTTTGGCAATTCGGATCTGTTTGAGGCGGTCGCCGCGCCCGCCGCTCGGAAACGTGGCCGCGCGAAGACGGCAAGTTTTTTCAGCGATTTTTCGGAACTGAAGCCGGGCGATTTTGTGGTCCATGTGGATCATGGGATTGGGCGTTTTCAGGGCTTGCGGCAAGTGAATGTGGACGGCGTGATGGGCGAATTTCTTCAGCTTGAATACGCTGAAGACGCGAAGCTCTACGTCCCGCTGACGCGGCTGGATCTGGTGCAGAAGTATCAATCCCTCGGAGGCGCGACGCCGCGGCTCGACCGGCTGGGAGCGCAGGCGTGGGAAGCGCGCAAGTCGCGCGTGAAAAAATCCGTCAACGACATGGCGCAGCGTCTGCTGAAGCTCTATGCCGAGCGCAAGGCCGTGAAGGGACACGCGTATCCGGCAGATACGCCGTGGCAGGCGGAATTCGAGGACGCGTTTGAATTTCAGGAAACGACTGATCAGATGCGCGCCATCGAGGATGTGAAGCGCGATCTGGAAGGTTCGCAGCCGATGGACCGGCTGCTGTGCGGCGACGTCGGCTACGGCAAGACGGAAGTTGCCATGCGCGCGGCGTTCAAGGCCGTGGGAGATTCGAAGCAGGCGGCGGTGCTGGCGCCGACGACCGTGCTGGCATATCAACACTACGAAACTTTCCGCCGGCGATTCGCTGCATTTCCTGTGCATATCGCGATGCTGAGCCGTTTTCAAAACCCGCGCGAGCAGAAGAAAATTCTTGCCGATCTGGAAGCCGGGAAAATTGATATTGTCATCGGAACGCACCGGCTGCTTTCGAAGGATGTGAAATTCCATGATCTCGGTTTGCTCGTGGTGGACGAAGAGCAGCGCTTCGGCGTCGCGCACAAGGAGCGCATCAAAGAGATGCGCAAAAATGTGGATGTGCTGACGATGTCGGCCACGCCGATCCCGCGAACGCTGCACATGTCGCTGGTTGGGCTGCGCGACATGTCCGTGATTGAAACGCCGCCGAAAGACCGGCTGGCAATTCAGACAGTGGTTGCACCGTTTGACAAAAATCTGGTTCGCCGCGCGATCACCGAAGAAATGGCGCGCGGCGGGCAGGTGTTTTTCGTGCACAATCGCGTGGAATCCATCGCTTCGGTCGCGACGATGGTCCAGGAACTGGTGCCGAAGGCGCGCATCGTGGTGGGTCACGGGCAGATGAGCGAGCAGGAATTAAGCAAAGTGATGATGAAATTCATGCGTCATGAAGCCGATGTGCTGGTGGCGACCACGATTATCGAAAATGGACTGGATATTCCGAGCGCGAATACGATCCTCATCAATCGTGCCGATCGCCTGGGACTTTCCGAGTTATACCAACTTCGCGGCCGTGTGGGACGTTCAAACCAGCGCGCCTATGCGTATCTGCTTGTGCCGCCGGAGACTTCGCTTTCCGGTCTGGCGCGGCAAAGGTTGGCGGCGCTCAAGGAATTCAGCGACCTCGGTGCCGGATTTCGCATTGCCGCTCTCGATCTCGAACTGCGAGGTGCGGGAAACATGCTGGGAAGCGAGCAGCACGGGCACATCGAGGCTGTCGGCTTTGACATGTATTGCCAGATGCTCGAGCGCGCGGTCTCGGAACGCAAAGGCGAAGCCGTTCAGCCGGAGCGGCGCGCGACGCTAAACCTTGGACTGGACATCCGAATCCCGGCGGAATACATCGAAAATGAAAGCTCGCGCTTGCGCGTGTATAAGCGCATCGCCGGCGTCTCGACGGAAGAGATGCGCGGCGAAGTGCTGGAGGAACTGCGCGACCGGTTCGGCGCTCCGCCGCACGCCGTCGAAAATCTTCTGGAGTACGCGCTGCTGAAGGCGCTGGCGGAAAAATTGCTGGTGGCGTCCATCGACAAACGCGGCGAAAGCGTTGCGATTCGCTGGCATGAAGATACGCCGGTAAAGCCGGAAACCTTGGTGAAAATCATTCGAACGCGCAAGAATATGAGGCTTGATCCGGCCGGAACGCTCTGGGTGCAATGGAAGCATAAACCGGGAAAAATAACCGATGCGGTAAGAAACGTATTGCTTGAACTACAAACGTAG
- a CDS encoding zinc ribbon domain-containing protein has product MPLYEYKCVKCGHRFEKIESVSASETKKCPECGATARRTITAPAIQFKGSGWYVTDYAGKNSDGSSKEGKGAKEPVESKTGETKSSETKSAETKTAPATASKEPAKKKK; this is encoded by the coding sequence GTGCCGCTTTACGAATACAAGTGCGTGAAATGCGGGCATAGGTTCGAGAAAATCGAGAGCGTCTCAGCCTCGGAAACGAAGAAATGCCCGGAGTGCGGCGCAACGGCCCGCCGAACAATCACGGCGCCTGCGATTCAATTCAAAGGCTCGGGCTGGTATGTGACGGACTACGCGGGGAAGAATTCAGACGGCAGTTCGAAGGAAGGCAAAGGCGCGAAAGAGCCTGTGGAATCGAAGACTGGCGAAACGAAGTCAAGCGAGACGAAGTCCGCCGAAACAAAGACTGCGCCTGCCACGGCATCAAAAGAGCCGGCAAAAAAGAAGAAATGA
- a CDS encoding peptidylprolyl isomerase: MKRSAVIFWTAVFAILLPTAVYATGTIVDEIIARVNNDIITFSDYQKALDALPGEVQQGCQGCAPDKISAMLATEKKDLLRDLIDQSLLVQRAKDLNISVDTDVIKRLDDIRQQNGLDSMDALQKAVEGQGYSWEDYKDSMKNELLRQRVISEQVGSNIKIGHDEVLKYYDAHKNEFVRPEEVDLSVIFLSTENKNPTETLEIKQKAENLLKRLKEGEDFGALAKRFSEGSTAAQGGEIGEFPKDELSPALAKLVFSLHKGDVTDVLPASNGMQIYRVNEHYDAGLQPLAKVEPDVENALYQQRIQPALRKYLDQLRKDSYVVVKAGYVDAGAVEGGSVISEAAYTAEQAKTKKKKVKKTTDDADQDQNP; encoded by the coding sequence ATGAAACGATCCGCAGTGATTTTCTGGACAGCAGTTTTTGCGATTCTTCTGCCGACCGCTGTTTATGCCACTGGCACAATCGTCGACGAGATTATCGCGCGCGTCAACAACGACATCATTACGTTTTCCGATTATCAGAAGGCCTTGGACGCCCTGCCGGGCGAAGTGCAGCAAGGCTGCCAGGGATGCGCGCCGGACAAGATCAGCGCCATGCTGGCGACTGAAAAGAAGGACCTCCTGCGCGACTTGATTGATCAGTCGCTGCTCGTGCAGCGCGCGAAGGACCTGAACATCAGCGTCGACACCGACGTCATCAAGCGGCTCGACGATATCCGCCAGCAGAATGGCCTCGATAGCATGGATGCGCTGCAGAAGGCTGTCGAAGGGCAGGGCTATTCGTGGGAAGACTACAAGGACAGCATGAAGAATGAGTTGCTGCGGCAGCGCGTGATTTCAGAACAGGTCGGCTCAAACATCAAAATCGGGCACGACGAAGTTCTGAAGTACTACGACGCACACAAGAACGAATTCGTACGGCCAGAAGAAGTGGATCTGTCGGTGATTTTCCTGAGCACGGAAAACAAGAATCCCACCGAGACGCTCGAAATCAAGCAAAAGGCAGAGAACTTGTTGAAGCGACTGAAAGAAGGGGAAGATTTTGGCGCGCTTGCGAAGCGCTTTTCGGAAGGTTCGACGGCGGCGCAGGGCGGGGAAATCGGCGAATTTCCAAAAGATGAGCTTTCGCCAGCGCTCGCGAAGCTGGTCTTTAGCCTGCATAAGGGCGATGTTACAGACGTGCTTCCGGCCTCAAATGGCATGCAGATTTATCGCGTGAACGAGCATTATGACGCCGGTTTGCAGCCATTGGCGAAGGTTGAGCCGGATGTTGAAAACGCGCTCTATCAGCAGAGAATTCAGCCGGCGTTGCGAAAGTATCTGGACCAGTTGCGCAAGGACAGCTACGTGGTGGTGAAAGCCGGCTATGTTGACGCAGGGGCCGTGGAGGGCGGCAGCGTGATTAGCGAGGCGGCCTATACGGCGGAACAAGCAAAAACCAAGAAGAAAAAGGTCAAGAAAACAACTGACGACGCGGATCAGGACCAAAATCCATGA
- the rsmI gene encoding 16S rRNA (cytidine(1402)-2'-O)-methyltransferase: protein MRTSGAETPRGCLYLVATPIGNLEDISLRALRILKEVDLIACEDTRQTLKLLAHFEIRKPLESYHEHNEMTRSAELVLRIEEGARVALVSDAGTPVISDPGHHLVALCLRHHLPVVPIPGPSAIVAALAASGMPSEEFTFIGFLPARPAERRRRLQDLSSEPRTLVLYEAPHRLLPALDDALEILGNRRAAIARELTKVHEEFLHGRIEELIAAFKKKSPRGEITLLIAPAEAAADHAIHTKNTAASLADRVAEIAGAQSIDRKAALKIAAKERGLTKREAYKRLLSEENS from the coding sequence ATGAGAACCTCCGGCGCAGAAACTCCTCGCGGCTGTCTCTACCTGGTCGCCACGCCCATCGGCAACCTCGAAGACATCAGCCTCCGCGCCCTGCGCATTCTGAAAGAAGTGGACCTTATCGCCTGCGAAGATACGCGGCAGACGCTGAAGCTCCTCGCGCATTTCGAAATTCGCAAGCCGCTCGAAAGCTACCACGAGCACAATGAAATGACCCGCTCGGCGGAACTTGTGTTGCGCATCGAGGAAGGCGCGCGCGTGGCGCTCGTCAGCGATGCCGGTACGCCGGTGATTTCCGATCCGGGCCACCATCTCGTCGCGCTTTGCCTGCGGCATCATCTTCCCGTGGTTCCGATTCCCGGACCATCGGCCATTGTTGCTGCACTCGCCGCTTCCGGCATGCCCTCGGAAGAATTCACTTTCATCGGTTTCTTACCCGCGCGTCCCGCCGAGCGCCGCCGCCGCTTGCAGGATCTCTCTTCCGAACCGCGCACGCTCGTCCTCTACGAAGCGCCGCACCGGTTGCTCCCTGCTCTCGACGACGCATTGGAAATTCTCGGCAATCGCCGCGCTGCTATCGCCCGCGAACTGACCAAAGTCCACGAGGAATTTCTGCACGGCCGCATTGAAGAACTGATTGCGGCCTTCAAGAAAAAGTCGCCGCGCGGCGAAATTACACTCCTCATCGCGCCTGCGGAAGCCGCCGCCGACCACGCGATTCACACGAAGAACACCGCCGCTTCGCTCGCCGATCGCGTCGCGGAAATTGCCGGAGCGCAGTCCATTGACCGCAAAGCTGCCCTGAAAATTGCCGCAAAAGAGCGCGGCCTGACGAAACGCGAAGCCTATAAGCGTCTCCTCTCCGAAGAAAACTCCTGA
- the dusB gene encoding tRNA dihydrouridine synthase DusB has protein sequence MFPAELKIRDLSLRPATLLAPMAGVTDTVFRRVIRGLGGCGLIMTEFTSAEGVTRSAAKTLRYLYYDEDERPIAAQLFGANPEVMASAASLVQDLGFDEVDINLGCPAKKVVKCGGSGLLRDLKLLESVLKAVRAAVEIPLTIKMRSGWDEKNIVAVEVARMAEAVGVEGVAVHPRTKVQAYSGQADWSVITRVKQAVKIPVIGNGDIRAPQDAERMIAETGCDAVMIGRTAATNPWIFRQMQQYFATGQYDEPGEADRYRLLSGYFRSLIDAGMPDAIGKMKQFSCWFTHGVRNGAELRHQVHSSRTPEEVLERVETFFAGVAGAAN, from the coding sequence ATGTTTCCCGCTGAATTGAAAATCCGCGACCTTTCGCTGCGGCCCGCGACGCTGCTTGCGCCGATGGCTGGCGTGACGGACACGGTGTTTCGCCGCGTGATTCGCGGCCTCGGCGGGTGCGGACTGATCATGACGGAATTTACGAGCGCTGAAGGCGTGACGCGCAGCGCGGCGAAGACACTGCGGTATCTTTACTACGACGAGGACGAACGTCCCATCGCGGCGCAGCTTTTCGGTGCGAATCCGGAGGTGATGGCGTCCGCTGCATCGCTGGTGCAGGACCTGGGCTTCGACGAAGTGGACATCAATCTGGGCTGTCCGGCGAAAAAGGTGGTGAAGTGCGGCGGCTCGGGGTTGTTGCGCGATTTGAAACTGCTCGAATCGGTGCTGAAGGCCGTGCGCGCGGCGGTGGAAATTCCGCTGACCATCAAGATGCGCTCGGGCTGGGACGAGAAAAACATTGTTGCCGTCGAAGTCGCGCGCATGGCGGAGGCAGTTGGTGTCGAAGGCGTGGCCGTGCATCCGCGGACGAAAGTGCAGGCGTATTCGGGCCAGGCGGACTGGAGCGTCATCACGCGTGTGAAGCAGGCGGTGAAAATTCCGGTGATCGGCAATGGTGATATTCGCGCGCCGCAGGACGCCGAGCGCATGATTGCGGAGACGGGATGCGACGCGGTGATGATCGGACGGACAGCCGCGACGAATCCGTGGATTTTTCGCCAGATGCAGCAATATTTCGCGACCGGCCAGTACGATGAGCCGGGCGAAGCCGACCGTTATCGGCTGCTTTCCGGTTATTTTCGCAGCTTGATCGACGCCGGAATGCCCGACGCCATCGGCAAAATGAAGCAGTTTTCGTGCTGGTTTACGCACGGCGTGCGCAACGGCGCAGAGTTGCGGCATCAAGTGCATTCATCGCGGACGCCTGAAGAAGTGCTCGAGCGCGTGGAGACATTTTTTGCCGGCGTCGCCGGCGCAGCAAATTAG
- a CDS encoding BlaI/MecI/CopY family transcriptional regulator — MNKEVASTGGDGRAARRRSLLELAPLELDCMSALWLLNQGTVREIRDVLAPRRPRAYTTIMTIMDRLAHKGIVERRRVGRAWMYSANLSKDEARAHAVKQVVDSFFGGSTDALLAQISSAPRARSAADEPASAASVAAEAGERSN; from the coding sequence ATGAACAAGGAAGTTGCGAGCACGGGCGGGGACGGACGCGCGGCCAGGCGGCGATCGCTGCTGGAACTCGCCCCGCTGGAACTGGATTGCATGTCCGCGCTGTGGCTGCTGAACCAAGGCACAGTGCGCGAAATTCGCGATGTGCTCGCGCCGCGCCGGCCGCGCGCTTACACAACGATTATGACCATCATGGACCGGCTCGCGCACAAGGGAATCGTCGAGCGCCGCCGCGTCGGGCGCGCGTGGATGTACAGCGCGAATCTCAGCAAGGATGAGGCGCGCGCGCACGCCGTGAAGCAGGTCGTCGACAGTTTTTTCGGCGGCTCGACGGATGCGCTGCTGGCGCAAATCTCGAGCGCGCCTCGTGCGCGATCTGCCGCTGACGAACCCGCGAGCGCGGCCAGCGTTGCCGCTGAAGCCGGCGAACGCTCGAATTAA